A portion of the Pithys albifrons albifrons isolate INPA30051 chromosome 1, PitAlb_v1, whole genome shotgun sequence genome contains these proteins:
- the N4BP2L1 gene encoding NEDD4-binding protein 2-like 1 yields the protein MAGRGAAPARGGRGRGTRGRGGGRGRAPERLPRAPHPAPAPAPLPAGPGLAAAMDERLLRALSGLSLGPAPGRGRLVLLRGLPGSGKSTLARQLKRDYPSAVVLSTDDFFIENGVYVFEPDFLEDAHKWNQKRARKAMKNGKSPVIIDNTNIHAWEMKPYVIMARENRYEVTFQEPGTPWKFNVQELTRRNIHHVPQEKIQRMKEQYEHNVTFQSVLRSEKPSRDEGSYSGPSAAYGMGTHTNPLPAISRRRPHMARTNNMTFN from the exons ATGGCGGGACGCGGGGCCGCGCCCGCCCGCGGGGGTCGGGGCCGAGGGACGCGGGGCCGGGGAGGGGGTCGGGGCCGAGCCCCGGAGAGGCTGCCCCGTGCCCCCCatcccgccccggccccggccccgctccctgccGGGCCCGGCCTCGCCGCGGCCATGGACGAGCGGCTGCTGCGCGCCCTGAGCGGGCTCAGCCTGGGACCCGCACCGGGCCGGGGGCGTCTGGTGCTGCTGCGGGGGCTGCCCGGCTCCGGCAAGAGCACCCTGGCCAG acaACTGAAACGTGACTACCCCAGTGCTGTAGTTCTTAGTACTGATGACTTCTTTATCGAAAATGGTGTATACGTGTTTGAACCTGACTTCCTAGAGGATGCACACAAGTGGAACCAAAAAAGAG CACGCAAAGCAATGAAGAATGGGAAAAGTCCAGTTATTATTGATAATACCAACATCCATGCTTGGGAAATGAAGCCATATGTGATAATG GCACGTGAAAATAGATACGAAGTTACATTCCAAGAACCAGGTACACCATGGAAGTTCAATGTTCAAGAACTGACAAG AAGAAATATTCATCATGTCCCTCAGGAAAAGATACAACGGATGAAAGAACAATATGAGCACAATGTTACCTTCCAGAGTGTTCTTCGGTCTGAAAAACCAAGCAGAGATGAGGGAAGCTACAGTGGACCAAGTGCAGCTTATGGCATGGGTACCCATACCAATCCCCTTCCGGCCATCTCAAGGAGAAGACCTCACATGGCACGTACAAACAACATGACTTTTAACTGA